The Platichthys flesus chromosome 23, fPlaFle2.1, whole genome shotgun sequence DNA segment gcatgtgtgtgggaccaataaaggCATCTTAAATCCTTGATAAGTTCTCCCGGTGGTGATAAGATAACTTTGtaattgtgttaatgtttctTCATCATTCCTCATCATCCAGATTTCTGTCTTGGTTTGAGGGGTTTATCTCTACAGACTCAAGATGACTTTTTAACGTTCTTTGTGAGTTATCGAATCCTTGATTAGTTCAATGCACTTTGTCAATGCACGTATGCGATTATATCCCCATTGTGGTATGGTTATGTGGATCTGTGTGTCTTGTGCACAATTGTGATAACACATTTAGTTGTTTTCCAATATCTGAACGAGTGAAAGCATGTAGACGTTAAACAGAAGAGGCCCTAAAATGGAGCCTAGAGGAACTATGTTTTCTCTGTGAGCATTAACAGTGGATATTAGGAGTTGATTTGAGGGTTGTTATTTAAATCAGTGATGTTCATTCTGCTCCAGCCTGTTCACTATGTTGTAAAATGCTGTGCCATCATGAGTCATTTCCACTCAGTGGTGTGTGTCCGACTATGTTAGGCTCTATTAGCTGTTTGAACCCATTTATTTGTGTTAAGTCTGAAGTGGTATGTTGTCCCCGTTGCAGGATGGAGAGCCCCCTCTGTTTTGGGAAGAGCGTCTCACTATCATCAAGGGAATCGCAAAGGCTTTGCATCACCTCCATATGGCCCGGCCCTGCCAAGTGATCTGTGGCAACGTCTCCAGGTACAAGACATCAAACATTTCACCAACACAGAAAATATTCTGTCATTGTGCACATTACCAGGTTAACACTCCCGCCCCGATTTGGAAACACTCTTCCAAAACACTCACCCTTCTCCTTTCTTCATGGAATAActattttacaaataaattaaaatgtttttctatgttaacaagaatttatttttcagaaagaATCTTGAATTTTGTAAGGTCTTAACTTtgctatgtaaagtgcctttaAATAGTGCACGTTAGGATTTGAATATGAAGGATACCTCAGACACCCGTGTTTGCTTTTAGTTCCTCATCCACTTCCTACtttaattttctctcttttgtctaTTTTCATTGATGAAAGAACACTTCAATTTTTGTTGtgaacaaatacacaatatacatatttcagtgtgtgtataGATACACACGTATATACATGGATTATGGATGttaagtgattaaaaaaaggaatttaaTATTAAGCTTCACCAAATGTACGAAATCTAAACCATAATGAAGTGAAGCTGCTCTTCATGCTGCACTTCATGCTGCCCTTCAAGTGGTTGATGTTTGAATTTGGCAAAATGAGTTGTCTCTGTAAATGTTGGGCCTCAGCGAGTGCAGTACACACAGGATGTGGCCGTCTTTTCTTTGCAATATAAGACATCCTATGCAAAATTATttccaaattaaattaaaagcacaaGATGCTAGAGCTCTGGTTGTGGCTAACAACTGCTGTTTCCAAATTGCACACGTTTAATAAACGTTACTTTGTTCAGACTCTCAGACGTTCAATGTCATTAATCGTCAGGCGTTGTCAACCTTCTCTCTTCTATcaacttttgtgttgttttatgtgcCATCAACACCTGGCATATGTTTTGTTTCCATACGGTTGTGTTGTTACATGCCATTAGGTTTGTTCATAATGTTTGTGTTATATACTGTTTGCATAATGTTTATATATGCACATTTCAATTAAGGTTTTATTTAAACCTGCGTTAGAGGAAGTTTTCGttgtaaaacaaaaagcttcTCTAGCTAAAGCTTTCCTcttcatgtccatgtccaatttcagtgttaatgttaatttttattgataataactatataatttaaatagtttttgaaCTTTTTCAGCACATCTTAACAATGCTGTGATAGTACTGATAGTACTTTCATTTCGAGTGtgctaaattatttttaatgcattattaatttataaaaCTCAACCCATTCCTCTGACATTCCCAACACACATCTGTGAAGTTCAGAGTTTGAGTCCACATCTGTTTGCCTTCTCCTCACAGTGGGAACATACTCTTAGACGACGCCCTGCAGCCCAAGCTGTCTGACTTCGGGTTGGCCCGTCTACGTCCTTATTCAGCAAGTCAGCAATGCACCATCACTCTCGACATGGGCTCCCACAGCAACCCGGGATACCTCCCTGAGGAGTACATCCGGGACGGCAAGCTCTCCTTCAGCCTGGACGTTTACAGCTTCGGAATGGTGACTCTAGCAGGATCACATGAGCCTACAAATTCTGTGTCTCAAGAGAAAATTAGAAGAATGACAGAAACACATATTTGCTCTCTATTAGCTCTGTTTTGGGTCACCACCAACTCCACAGGGAAATATCAGACTCTTTAGCggttaaatgtttctttaactGCACGAATGTGGGATTTTAGGGGAGTGAGTTTGAATCCACAGCACATCCCGTATTACATTTGATCACAGAAGTGTTACCGGAAATATGTACTTGACGTATCAaaagctcttattgtgtttatgttttcattacagtCCAACACCAGTACCATCATGTGACATAAAGTTATCTAATTTGAAGGAAATATAATCTTATTTTGCAGAAGTATTTTACAGATAAAGCCGTAAcatggtggaggagaggaagcacaTTAGTAAGcccaaaacagaaaataatttacTTTCCACTAGTGTTTCTCCAATCTAAAAATTGAATTATGAAGAATGTTGTGTGCAGAAATAAGAACATGATTCCTTCATTTCCATTAATGCCTGTTTGCCTGCTCGCAGGTGATAATGGAAACAGTGACAGGACGGAAGGTCATAGAGGACGCACCCAAACAACAACTGCTGGTGAGTCCACACTGAACAGCTGGAAAAGTGTTATTGAAGCCTTTATCTACATGCTACATGTCttacaaaaaaaatccagaaaataGCATCTTATTACTAATTATTGCAATTGGCAATTTCAGTGCAGTAACCACACAAAAGCTATGTAATAATCCAATTCTTCTACTGTTATCATCAAAGACAGTTTTATAACAGCAAAATTGCATGTCCCTGAGTGTACATTTTAACCACGTCTCTCATTCGCTTGCTGTCTCTCTtgtgtgtccctctcctctTGCAGAGAGACTTGTTAGTCACAGAGGTGGAGAACAGTGGTGGTGTGGACTCTTGCCTGCGGTTTTTGGACGAGACGGCCGGACGCTGGCCGACAGCAATGGCCGTCAGCCTCCTGGCCCTGGCCCTGGAATGCACTGCAAGCCCCCCCCGCCTCAGACCAAGCATGGAGAACGTGAGCACTGATGTGGTTCCTGAATGTGACTTCCTCTTTATGCAAATTATATGTCATCCTCCATCACAAAAGAacaaattatgttattttttacccagtctgagtttacagatgtgtctgataacaatgtgtgtgtgtgtgtgtcgacacAGAGGTTTTCCTCAGAGGTTTTCCTGTATCATCCTCTGCCCATAACCCTTAACAAGGGTTATGGGCAGAGGATGatacaccttgttaagccctatgagacaaattgtaaatTGTGTTTATAGGCTATACAATGatgattttaattaatattgaaTAATGCTGATACATAATAGGGTAAGAGTAAGAAAAAGAACTGGAATAAGAAAAAGTAGAGTAGTTGGGTCATAGTGTcagatctggatcctgcagTGCTGGATTCAGAGTTACCAGAAGAATGATAGTGAGAGGGAgtgaaaaatattattattatgattattattattctgctgCTAAAATCCTTGAAGTAACAGTGGGTGAGATAAACTCTATAAACCTCAATTGTCTTCAGGTACTTCTGACACTGAGCCAGCTGCTTCCTCCGCCCAGATGCCCGTTGGCCGACCAACCCCGCAGCCTGCACGATGAAGCCGCCGTTTCTGCCCCACagagcccctcctcctccataccTGTGGAGCACGACGAGCAACGCAGCCCCCTTGCCTCATTATCACTGACAGGGCCCTGCGAGTACAGCCAGTCAGAGGTGGCCTACCTGAGTGACACTATGGGCGCCCATAGGGAGGCAGAGCCCGACCTGTACGGCAGCTTGCCCGTGGAGTGCAGCTGCTCGGCCGAGGCGGCTGGCCAGGCCTGCGAGGACTGCAGGGCCAACAGGATGGCCTCCGACTTCGCAGAGAGTCCTCAGTGTAAGTCTGATGTTAAGATAATAAGTTCCCCATCAAAAATATGATTAGAGGTGTTTGTATAAAATTCACTCAGTCATGTTCACccattttttaaagaaacgCCCCAAATACTTGCGTTAACCATACTTTTTATTTCAGACGTCTCAGGTTTGAGAGTTGAATTTCAGCCGTAGAACTTTATCACTCAGATATGATCGCATTAGTATAATAGGTAGACGTGAGCAAATACATTTGACCACCTGTCAGAGCCAACTGGTGGATGCTGGTGAGTGATGTGGAatttttgcagctttttttattattattatcgacGATTATGGAGAGTGAGATGTGTCACCTGATTAGAGCGGCGCAACTCAAGCTGATTGGCTGAACTAGCTCGCAAACGTCACTCCATTTTGGAGGTGTCTGCACCTTTAACCACTAGAGGGGGATAATTTTCTCATCTCAAGTTTTTGCTATTATGGGCCACACTAATTGTCCTAAAGGTACAATCTGAAactacaaaatatataacataggtcGTCTTTAGAGGTTTTAACGAATAATTGTTACaaactatatatttaaaaatttgTAAATTGAAATGTCCTTTTTGTGAAGGGTTTGACAGCTTATTATGATTTACAATAATCctatttatttttcctatttattttattttattgtttcctttttctctgaTCAGGTTCTCTTGATGGATTATCAATCTATATGTCTGTGATGTACAAGGAAAAACCACAACTATAAAATAACTATTTTCATTACTCTTATGTTGTAATTTCCGCTCTGGACAGTCATTGGCCATTGGCCTTATTCTTTTGATTAAAATCAGACCTGGCTAATGGGGACCTCCTCACATAAATGCAACCCCTTACATTTATTCTATAACATATGATGTGTGCTTGCCTAGTGAAAatcaaggtgtgtgtttgtttgtgtgttttgtgcagatTCCAGCATGGTGGAAAACAAGGCCAAGAGGAGGCTGAGGGACAAACTGAGTCTGTACAACAAAGGGCTGGTTCACACAGAGGAACTGTTCTCTGAAGCGGGGCTGCAGTAGAGGGGAGAGTTCCTGTTTCGGTCCGGACAACATTTCTCTGGActgatctgagtgtgtgtttgtgtgtttctgtctgtttgctaCTGTAGCAACTATGCAGTAGCAGCTCATACGTGTTATTAACATGTTTCACAGTTGATCTGATCATAAGCAGTTCAGCAGTTCAAACCTGGCAGTAgtatgtgtctcctgtgactgGAACTTCCCTCTGTACATATAGTTACACATGCGTATTAGTTCTGCCACTACTGTTATTAGCATTATTATTTTACCGTTATTCTATGATCTTCAACGGGTCACTACCTCTATAACTTATTTTCTCAATCAAGGGTGGCTCTGTGAAGATCTCTGTTTGTACCTTTTTGTCAACTGACCCTGATGCATTAAACCATATCATCTGTTTTAGAAAGAGGACTGTTGTGATCAATCAAGGTGTAAGAACCATGAGATGCCATGCACACAGTTTGatatgattgttttattttttaactgacAATACCACGGCCATATAGGCTACAAGCTTAAAGGACTTTTGTAAGGAAATAATTGAAAAgcacaacagcacacacattcatattctACATCTAGATCCTTCCCGGCCCAGCCTATTCCAAGATTAATTGCACTTCAGTGACAAAGAGGTCATGGTACCAGCAAGCGACAAGACATATGATGCACGTATCCCGCTTGAACTCGAGTGAATAACTAACAATACAGGCAACAGcaatacggggggggggggaagctggTCACACCAATCATGGACTCATCGTCAGAGGAAAATGGCCGCCATGTGAATACGGTCCATTGCATAGCGGCAGTTTATTTTCACAATCAGGCCCAAACTAAGAGGGCGATTATCCtcaatttgaatttgttttcttattttggaTAACCAGGTCAAGTCTGTGTAGGTTTATACCGAAGAATACGCAAGTTTGTGTCTTATTTACTTTGCGGGTGCCGGGTGGAAGAGACACATAATTGCGACTCATAGTTCCACGGTGTGAGCGTGCAGCGGTGCCTTCTCCTTGATGAGGCTGACAAACTCGTGTTTCTCCAGGCAGCCTCGACATTCCTCCCCCCATGAGGCTAAGATGTTCCTCAGCTCCAGAACTCTCAGCTTCTTCAGCCCATCGCTGCTCAGGTCCTTCAGCAAAGGCTCTgcacacagaacacagaataCCCGAGAATGGGAGTCAGGGCAGCATAATAGCCTATACCTCTGTcaaagcccaacagtctcctcatGAAACCCCATTTAAATCCACATCATTCCCTCATTAATATCAGTGTCCTACACATGCATGATTAttatcatcaagatccatgaattattctctgagaaataaagaaaaaaattgtaaaacGCAATGTTAAAATGTTACAATGTTAGCCTATGTCGTGCATCTGAAACACAGATTTTACCATGACTGAGCTGACagatctgtgtgtctgtgctgctcatGCGCTGACAGATCTTCTCAACGGGGACGTGAGAGGCCAGCGGGCGGGCCACTGACGCTGTGACACGTGTCGCTGAATCACTACTGGCTCCGAGGTAGTAACACTGAGGACGTAACACAAGAAACACATGAATTAGCATCTCAGTGGTTTTCGGGAATTAAGTTCATATCCGTCAAATCTGCAGCTGAAAACATAGATAAATATCAAGGTCAAATGGATAGGTCACCTTGAACTCCCCAAAAACGTTTTGGGCATCCCCAAATTGATATCTCAAGATGGCCTTAAGGCTTCCTCAACTTTTGATTTAGAATTTAGTGGtaaaaggtgaaaaaaaagtaaactgaATGTAGACATAAACTGTTGTGGTTGGAGGAGACAtgcaactttttgtttttttaataatttaatttcagtttaaGGGACTGaagtgtattttattgtttccaCAAATATTGAATTTGGAATGCTTGTGTGCATATAAAGGAAGGATCTAAACTGAGTGTTTACTACAAAGTTCAAAATGTTTGGCTTGTCTGCACTGAAAACCAAAAGAGCCAGAAGTTCTCTGTCGTCACGGTTAAAGTACATCCTCACCAGCCTGGCTTCCTTCCCCTGAGCGACGGTGCATGCCcggagcagctcctcctccaccagggcTGGGGTGAGTTCTGTGTGGGCTGAGTTCAGGCTGCCATACAATCTGTGGAGgaagctcacacacactgaacaccaGTGCACTGTTAGTGGACAGGACTCACTCATCCGTCACGTTTATCAGGGCGTGAGATACGTGTATCAGTGTCACAGTTCACAGCAGAGtgagtttgtgtctctgtgggcCCACTCTCACTCCAGTATAAGTGATATgagcacaaatgaaaacaatattaaaacatcACCGTTATTTACACACTGTGGCCCACTCGAGAATTAATCTAAGTCctctatttacatttattttatctccAGTACTGGAAAACCTCAGAAGCTATATCCTAAACTTTTATATCCTACTTTTCTGAATTTcacacgggattaataaagtttccatcaatctatctatctatctatctatctttctatctatctaaaaGCTGCGTTTGGGATTTTTGATTCATTTCCAGAATCTGAAAGTAGATGTTTAGCTCCATTCCTCCTTAAATCACAGTACAATCACTTGTTGAATGTTGCATCCCAGTTTGGGCAGCACGTGCAGGGCAGGTCAAGGTGCAGAGAGCTGACTCGCAGGGCTGATTCTGACTCCCCACAGAGGCACCATGTGACTCCAGTGcttgttattgattattattattacacaccATGCTGTCTAACCTTCACATTCGGCTGCGGAAGAGAAAGTAGAGCCTCTGAAAAATAGGAGAACGGCCAGTGACAGCACCGACATGGTGGCGTGAGTTATTATTAGCCCCGGGTGTCTCGGCGGTGAGGAGCCCAGGACCTGCGTCACCGCAAACGTTGACACGTGGCTTTCACAATTGGGACCCTATGATTGGGAATCTGGTCACTGTTACGTGCCGAGTGAGACTTTCTCAAGACTCCCGTTTCTCATAAGGTCAGGTGATCCGTCGTTTGGGAGAATCTGGTGACGCCGGCCCAGGCCTGAAGTTTGATGCGTGTTTATTCGTGGTGTTACGGTAAAAGGCTGAAAACAAATTTGTAATGACTTATTATGGacgtttgattaaaaaaaaacatgttcaaagTCAAACGTAATGGAATATTAAAtggatgtttttcttaaagaaaAGTCAGGAGAACTTCTGTTGTGGCACTAATgcttacttaaaaaaaatccttttgggGTTAAGAGAATTTCCCCCCCACTCTTTTTCAGGGTGAACCCCACTGTCAGTACTTCAAGTTTCAAGTAATTTCACAATACACAATTAGATACAAGTAAAAGTGGAAGTGAGCTCAATTTTCATTATGGCATTCTTAGCTTGCTCTTataaaacattgtaaaaaaaaatatattgtagaaaGGGAAAATCATctcaagaaagaaagaaagaaagaaagaaagaaagaaagaaagaaagaaagaaagaaagaagttaaGAAGGGGCTCTTGAACACAAAGAAGTTGGAGGCTTTTGTTTCGAAAGAGCGGTACCGGAAGTACTCACTGGAAGCGGAAGCGGGTGGCGCATGCGTGGTTGATCCCTTGGAGCAGAGAGATTCCAGCATGGCCGCTATCGGGGTTCATTTCGGCTACACATGCGCCTGTGTGGCGATATTTAAGGTGAGTGTTAACCAGACTCACTCCGCCGAGCCTCTCACGCACCCAGCGTCTCAGTGAGGTGGAGAAAAAATGGCGACATATTTGTTGTAATCCCCAGAATTCCCTCTGACACATGTGGCTGCTAACACTGTGTGAACACTATCATGGTGTCACCAGAGTTAATACTGTCTTTAACAATACACGTTTTCTTCCTTCTTCCGTTGTACACCTCCGTAGTGATGCCTCAGCCAAACATGCTTTAAATGGCAAAAAGTAGAACCTACAGCAAAGCTTCTCTTTCATTAATAAACACTGTAATGTTGTTTAAGGATATTTTTTCAAGAACCAAAAAGATAACATCCAGTGATTCTTGTGTGAGGGGTCCTCTTATGTAAAGGAGCATGAAGGTCCAGACTATGTTCTGGAAATGAAACGGACTTCTCACTGCTGATACAGGCCCATTCCAAGTTATTGGATCTTCCCCCAAACCTGAGGTTCTGTATCAGCCTAACACGAACCCGCAGCTTGTGTCTGCTTCCATATCCCAGTTTGGATGATGTTCAGGCATCGCAGCTACTTTTAGCACTCCGTCCCTTTTTTCTGTCACTCACCAATGTGACCCACACTTCCTGCTCCCGAGAGCTCCAGCTTTGTCCCAGCTGGATGAACctgaaacagctgcagcaggatcCTGAAGCACCTCTGCTGACTCCTCTCAAGGCAAAGGAGTGTTCGGTCACTCTAAATTCTCACTCTACGTCTCACCAGGCCAAATCACCCAGGGGATGGTTGTTTGAAGATGGACATGTAGGGAGATTGTTAACTGGAGAACCTGAGCTCTCAGTTTCGGTCCTGTAACATCAACATGGCTGCTCACACGACTACTGCTGAGCTTCTGCTGCATCATCTCCTGCTCATGGTCCTGCAAGGACACATGGATGTTTGGATTGATTAACTGTACATCTACTGATTAATGAAattaatgtgtgaatgtgtgtttgtttttcaggatgGGCGGGCTGACGTGGTGGCCAACGATGCAGGAGACAGAGTTACTCCGGCAGTGGTGGGCTACAGAGCGACAGAGCAGGTACAGCATCAGCTTCACTTGTCTTTACATCAGTTTTCACGCCTGTTTCACTGTTGTTGTGCATCATTTACAGTGATGTAAAGGTTTACTTTATTAATTTGGatcaatatttatgttttagttGGAAATCTTGCACTAGGGAACTTTTGTTTTTGGTGATTGTTTTCCCACATTGCGGTTTTCTTCCCATCTTTTGCTGTTTTAAGATACAAAGTTGTAATTAagcttaaaaatgtaaatgcacagatatgatttttattattaactcaTCTGGACATTATTTCCTCCTTAACTACTACAACataatgtcaaataaaacacaatccAAACTTTACATCCACAATGGAGGGTGTGCATCCCTTTGCAATGTCTTTATTGTTATTCATTTTGATCCATAAACATATTTTGCTGCTTGATCCTTAATATTCCTTCAGCCAGAAACATCCGTTTTTTTCATTAATTGGAGTTGAAGTTGGATTGTGTGcctcctctgcagcacagagtggcttcatgtttgaaatgttctgaCTGAGTGACGTTTCCTCTCCTTCAGATTGTTGGCATTGCAGCAAAGCAAGGACGAGTCCGCAACGCCGCCAACACAGTTGTTAAAGTGAAGCAAGTCCTGGGTAGAAGGTGACACGACATATTCACACTTAATACTTTTACTGGAACCCTAGTCTTATATAAGCTTGACTCGTGTTGTATATTGAAGTTAAAGTGAAATTCTTTccctatgtttatatatgtgggTGTGTAAATGACTGGTACAAAAACCTTTGGAATCGGTCCAGCAGATTTCCTCCACCGACAGCTGCAACACTGCAGTAGTGGCTACAATGTAATCTTAGGGTGCAACTGCACCAGTCTGAGAACTGCCCACTAAAAGTACCAGTAACCAGTAAAAGGCTCAAATTATTATTCCGGTCTTGGTCGCCTCTTCCAGGTTGAAAAATACCAGAACTCCCCCTTGAACTATAAAATgctttagttttaaatgtatattgtcATAGAGTTTAACCccccaaaaataaaactgataatCCTTTTGAAATAGATTTCACCATCATCAGAGCAAATCTAGAAGAACAACTCTGGTGTCCTCTGTGAGGGAATTCTCTGTGTGCAGCCAGTAACCAGTGAAATTCCTTGTTTTTGtagaaattgtgtgtttttttcgcAAACAATGAGTTGCCTTGACTCTTGATTCCAAAGCTAAAGGTCATTCATGTTATAAAGAGCCTGTAGTCAACAAAATGAGTTAAATGGTGAGCCTCCATGCAGCTTGAGACACTTCTTATCACTCTATTAATTAccgatttctttctttctctgtctctcaatgAACAGCTTTGATGATCCAgagacacaaactcacaaaacaGAGACCAAGTGCCAGGTGAGTTTGTGACCAGATAAACTTTGTtggtgctttttttaaatccccaAATGTCTCAAATAGGATGGTATATTAGGGCCTCTCTGAGAAGACTAAGGTTGTAATTTTATGAgaattaagaagaaaaaaaattggaaataaGCACTTaggaacacaaatgtttttttgtttgtcagttttgtgtctcagttatttttttaatgcttgttcaaaacacaacattggAGAGTAAAGCAGTGATCGCTGTTTTCAGGTGGTGAACAAAAAGGATAAGCCTTATTATGAgatcacagcaggagatcaACCGGTGTATGCTGCTCCAGAGGACGTCGCAAAACTCATCTTACACAAAATGAAAggtaacacacgcacacacagagggtACATTTACACtactacatttttgttttaaaattcaaCGCAGCGATTTACCTTTGTCATCCACTCTACTCTGGAGTTTTTGTCTTCGGGAAAACATGAGCATTTACAAAAGACTTTTATAAATGCTGCTGGCctcatttaacttttaaaactcAGGGGCTGCGTGTTAGTCTAGATTACCATAAACATAGACTTGGAAACCATTCTGCAGACATCCTcattctcttcctgattgggtCTTATCAGTCACATATTCTGCTAATGCTGCTTTTTCACCACAACTAGCATgtatacgtttttttttttcttttcaaatgcaGGTAAACTGGTTAAAAAAGGGCTATTTTTTGTCTGGCATGCTTCATGAATAGTTGGTTTATTGACTCTTTCCATTTCCACAGAAACGGCTCAGTCTGCTCTGGGCACTGATGTAAATGAAGCGGTCATTACCGTCCCTTTTGAGTTTGCACATGCTCAGAAGCGGGCTCTGAGGTAGGTGGCGTTACTGACTCATCCACTCGTCTGTGCATTGATGTTGTGACACAGCGGTTATAAATAAAGCActaacagtttttgttttgtgcaggGAAGCAGCAGAAGCTGCCGGGTTCCATGTCCTGAGGCTGATCCAcgagcctgctgctgctctgctggccTACAACATCGGCCAAGAAAACCACTCTGGAAAGAGGTAACACTGAAGACAAGGAAGAGCAGCGTGTTGATGTTTTAGAACgtaggacaagatggtgataACGCCTTGTTGccttgaaggtcttctgcactaGTTTGATGATAAGTTGCCAACCACGAGCAGATCCAGTGGATGTTGGGGACTTATCATCAGTTGTTTAGACCTGCTCTGCTAAGGATGGCCCACAACAGGCTGATCAGACCTGAGTGTGTCCCCCCAACATCTTGAGGCCCAGTTGGGTTCATCAACAGCATCCTCAGGGTTCTGTCAACTCTACGACAAGCAGGGTCCAGAGAACCTTACATGTTACTAGTTTACACGTTTTGGGATTTTAGTCGTTAGTTCAGTCGATGAGTACTGTGTTACTAACAAGCGTGATCCTGAACC contains these protein-coding regions:
- the irak3 gene encoding interleukin-1 receptor-associated kinase 3; the encoded protein is MDPDTLLYDVPPALLESFHRIMDGGGDTLGWRGLAVRILPSYLELRMLERLEAAGRSPSSELLWSWAQQNKRVRDLQKVLQDMGHLRALQLFQGPAQVSESPSPPSDLPGESTGQMSAAEVKESPQPEASSSSQPSIPMWSAAENHTAGLTFQDVIEGTRSFHPETRIAEGHFANVYRARIGSNTFAVKLFKQINGVSWKKLWDAFRKEMEIHHMYQHPNIVELLDCFSDEDHYCLVYPYLPNGSLYHRLHPQDGEPPLFWEERLTIIKGIAKALHHLHMARPCQVICGNVSSGNILLDDALQPKLSDFGLARLRPYSASQQCTITLDMGSHSNPGYLPEEYIRDGKLSFSLDVYSFGMVIMETVTGRKVIEDAPKQQLLRDLLVTEVENSGGVDSCLRFLDETAGRWPTAMAVSLLALALECTASPPRLRPSMENVLLTLSQLLPPPRCPLADQPRSLHDEAAVSAPQSPSSSIPVEHDEQRSPLASLSLTGPCEYSQSEVAYLSDTMGAHREAEPDLYGSLPVECSCSAEAAGQACEDCRANRMASDFAESPQYSSMVENKAKRRLRDKLSLYNKGLVHTEELFSEAGLQ
- the cdnf gene encoding cerebral dopamine neurotrophic factor produces the protein MSVLSLAVLLFFRGSTFSSAAECEVCVSFLHRLYGSLNSAHTELTPALVEEELLRACTVAQGKEARLCYYLGASSDSATRVTASVARPLASHVPVEKICQRMSSTDTQICQLSHEPLLKDLSSDGLKKLRVLELRNILASWGEECRGCLEKHEFVSLIKEKAPLHAHTVEL